The stretch of DNA TGGTATGCCCATCAACCCCAAGCCCTTCCTGAACGGCCTGACGGGAAAACCGGTGCTGGTGAAGCTGAAGTGGGGACAGGAGTACAAGGGCTTCCTCGTCTCCGTCGACGGCTACATGAACATGCAGCTGGCCAACACGGAGGAGGTGATCGAGGGCTCCGTCACCGGAAATCTCGGCGAGGTGCTCATCCGCTGCAACAATGTGCTGTACATTAAGGGCAtggaggacgacgacgaggagggcGAGATGCGCGACTAGCCACTTGGAGCACTCAACTTAATTATAAGCCTACGAAAGTAATGAAATaaagctaattttattttgtaatcctAGCGTACCTGAAGTTTGCGATTGCGGCTGAGGGCGTTCTGTGTGTTTTCCGCATTGGCATCGATGCCGAGCACACGGTGGCCATACTGGAGCGCCAGGCGGGA from Drosophila takahashii strain IR98-3 E-12201 chromosome 2R, DtakHiC1v2, whole genome shotgun sequence encodes:
- the SmF gene encoding small nuclear ribonucleoprotein F; this encodes MSAGMPINPKPFLNGLTGKPVLVKLKWGQEYKGFLVSVDGYMNMQLANTEEVIEGSVTGNLGEVLIRCNNVLYIKGMEDDDEEGEMRD